The Watersipora subatra chromosome 7, tzWatSuba1.1, whole genome shotgun sequence genomic interval TTATAGGTTCATAGATTTACTATATGCTTAGCTGTAAAATACACTTCTTTTCCCTGTTTTTCATCTCTCAGGTTGTAGTCTGTGGGTGTATGCCTATTTGTGAATTATTTGGAATCTGATGATGTAATCTTTCATTTATTTGTTGAATTTTGAGCTAGAGCTATAATTACAATACTGCTTCTCTGAGTACATCAGTGCTGATGGGTTACATTTTAGACTGGATATCGGAGTGATACTCTACACAACGTATGAGCTGATGTTCCACGTCTCTTCTAGTTCTGGTCAACTGTTGAATCTAGAGTCTGTGGCGCACTCGCAGCCCTACTTCACAATACACAGCTGCTGCTGCAAGCTACTAGCTATCCTCGCTGTCACAACCTCTTCTCTCACTGACCTCTACAAGTAGGTCAATAGTCTGCCATCAGAGTCAATTCAGCAGCAATATATCTGTATAGGAATATCACCTTGAAGATGATTAGCAGGTGTTTGCGAGTGTGCGATATACACCAGTCTGGTATTATAGTGCCTATAGAAATAAAATACTTCTCTACAGGGTTTATAAGAAAATCTATCACAAGAAATCGAGGAGACGAAAACAGACTACAGACTCGGAGGAAGAAACTGGATATTACAGTTATTGGCTCTCCTGGCTGCAGCCGGACACTATTCCCCGCAATGTCACCAGGTATGTGGAATAACTGTTGGCGTAAGACATCGCGCAGTAATTGGTTTATTTATAGGAAAGAGCTATTCAGCAGTGCCTGTTTAGGGAGGTTTACCATTGTTTATTGCTGGATAAGTGGTAGCTATAGATGATAAATAGATAGCTATTACCTCTATTTACACCGCTGAATGCAGTTTAAAGTTAATTAAACCATGAGACAAAAGATActatagtaaagtaaattagGTGTATCgaaagaaaaagctctttttgcataagACTTTTCTATAATGTAATTTGACAAGGTGCTGATGTCTGGTATGAGGTATCCTTcattttttttgacgtcattctatcattgtcggccatctttctagacaattttattgttacaaacacgaagcttttgcaatgaatttttgaaaacaatgcttttgtttgcaacttttttattatagtatcaaaacaacaccaaaaagcactattaaataaaagaaaaatgatcgttttctacaaatactTTCTACAAtgacttgatgacgtaaaaaacgatggatagtgGTTTTTCTAgggaagtaggaatgtaatggatgggCAGGCTGATTTGAGAgacaatttgagtattttaaacaacGAAAAATACTCGACCCAAAAAATATCTCAAAAACACTAACAACCTGTTAATTAGCATGCTTGACTGAGTTCTTCATCAAGTATGCATCCACATGGGAACGACTGCATATAGTCCCTTATATCCATGTCACTCAACTGGGAAGGACTGTTTGAGACTTAAGTTATGACTGAGCTATGAAAAAAGTATCTAAAAACACATTCAGCTcctcagcattaagggcatttagacgctggtcataactgtccatatcaggcAGCATGCAGATTATCAAGCATATTGTTAGACTGAGCTCTCACCACTCCACAAAATTCATGTATTGGCTGAGAGTAgagtttcaaaattaaaattggcatATCCAAATATATAAAGTTAAAAAgcatataaagtttaaaattggcATATCCAATTaaataaaaggtttttatttttattcttgtATTTTCGTTAAACTTATAAATAACTATGTGCCGAGCCATATTCTTTCtgtattttataaaactgtcTGTTTTTTCCTTCAGACTGTGTGATATGCAAACGACAACAGCGCTCTACCTGCAAATCAAACTCATGCTAGCTCAACCAGAACATCAGTGGCACAATTTAATACAGGtataaattatgacaatatgtTTTTTACTTGCTGTATATGTACCGTATGCGATGCCTGTAGTTATGGTAAGACTATAAAGGTTTGAAATGCTAGTATATTAATCAATCCTTATTATTCTCTCTACTTGACAATGTTGATAAAACCCTGTATTTTATTGAAGTTTCGAAAACATGTCATTGAAACTCTAATATGTAAAGTTACCTGATACTGTTAATGCGACAACATTTGGTGCTGTCAATTAACTTTTAAAGGTAAAGTTTGTTTCTTATAATTTAAAGTACTGATTATTTGTAGCCAGTGTTTGAGAACTATGCATGAACTTCATCATTTACTTTGTCCTTGAACTTAATGTTCTATGGAATTTAGGAAATATTTAATGGCTCGTATACTAACATGCCATAATAGTTTTGTCTCTACTGCAGGTGATCACCATGAAAAACTTCACTTTACCCATAATGATGCTGACTCAGGGCAACCTTAATGTCAGCACTTTGGGAAGAACATCCGTCACAACTACAGTCAACACTAGTCACTCCTCATCAACATCTGCTAGCACCAGCTCGACGTGTCGCTTGGCATTTTGCgatggagcttgtgatttactTAATGTAGAACACTTGTTTGAGCCCTTCATCATGGTACTGCTGCACTGCAACAAGCCCTCATCACTGTATAATGTTCTTTTACCTGTCATTGATCGGTGAGTCTAGTTTTCGTTAGTGCCCAATCATAACAAGGAAACTTGGTTAAATCCGATCAGCCATTTTATAGACTAGCATCCTGATAGTCTAAcgtgtcatgagagatcatcaggtgtaataaatatgcatacaattattctgaatAGCCACGAATTAGTcaattggtgcagttgttagagtgcCAGTCTTAGGTGTTAGGCTGTTGATCTACCATGCCGAAAGCTCTGAGTTTGAATCCTGTCTTATGCATCCTTTTCTCAAACCTCCAAAGATAACTTcgaacagacaaacagacatgtggacatggctcttattatagtaaatattgtgtTGATGTTGCTCTTTATCTGCGAGGTATATAGAGCTGGTACTTTTCTGTACTATAATTTACACCACTTTACCAGCCTTCTTCCCAGTCATGATAGCAAACTTTGTTAGACTAAAGGTTTTCAGCTCTGATCAGCACCGACATTTTCTGATCAGCATCAACATTATTTTGTCAAGATATGAGATTATACACGTCTGCTAATGTCAGTATGTGTGGCTTAGACTTATCGGTctactacatgtacttacagGGGAAACCAATGGAGCCTCCTCAACTCTGATACATTCTATCAAAATATGAAAACTGAAGTAAGTGGTTGTTTCAGGtttcatttatttgttttgttgtGTGAAGAATAACTTGGAAAATTCTTTGGCGGTTCCTTCTAGTATTTCCTGATGATACACAACAGCAGAGATATTTTTAAACCTTTCATTATTCTATCCAAATGCATTCACTGCTGTTCATGTTTTTCTATTCAAGATGCCTCAGTGGATGCAGGTGCTAACTACTATTATAGCGGACAAGATGGATGCAGTAATCGCCTCAGTCGTAACTAAAGTCTCAAACAGTCTTTCCCAGTCGAATGATATGGATATAAGGGACTATATGCAGTCGTTCCCTTGTGGATGCATGCTTGATGAAGAACTTAGTCTAAGTATGCTAATTAACAGGATGTTTGTAGCCAATAGCTAGAGTGGTGGCTGTTCTTCACCGTGTTTGCATACTTGTAGCATTTCTTTTGTAGGAGTTGTTAGTTCTTGTAAAAAAATGCAAGTGGATTTCCATAGAATCAATGATGATTGTAAGAGCCACATTTTATAGCTTTTGGTTGATTTTCATGCCAAAACATAAATAAGCTTGCAAATTAGTTCACTACCAAGTGCAGTTCATACAATTGTTAACGCGTTTTACATGTTCATTGCTATTTTTCTACAGtgcctttttaaaaatttattagttATACAATTTATAAATTAACTTGTATTATAACAGACCAATATAAGAGAACAGGGTCTTCAATATGAACTCGATATCATTCATAGCTGTTGAAGTCATCAAAGGCTATCATTTCCATTTGTTGAAGGATACTTATTAGACTCATTCTTTgaagtaaaaatattataagaAGGATATTTTTTGagagatcaaatctttacagTTCTGTACATTTCCGAATGCTGCAATGAATGACTAATCTCTAATGTATTAAAATACACTGGTGTATTTTAATACATCAGAGGTCAGGTCATCTCTGGTCAGAGATTAGTGATTACGGACAGCTTCTTATAGGCTTCACCTCTTGACAGGTGGTCTCATCCTTAGTTACTAGCTTGTGTATATCTAAGGTTCACCTCTACACAGACTCTTGACAGGTGGTCTCATTCTTAGTTATTAGTGTGTGTATATCTGAGGTTCACCTTTACACAGACTCTTGATAGGTGGTCTCATTCTTAGTTACCAGCTTGTGTATATCTAAGGTTCACCTCTACACAGACTCATCTCATGTTTTGTCTGCATTTACCTCCTTCTAATCGCCAGAAAAAGAAGTGAACTATAGTGAGATGATTGTAAGAGAAGTGCTAATCAAGCTGCCGACTGCGGTGTCTCAGCTCAACATATCTGTCTGTGTGGCGCTGCAGCAGCTTGGCAACCACCTACAAGAGCAGACTCCTTATGTTTCTGACATCTCGGATAGATTTGTACTTCAGGTAAAATTTCATGAAGAGCTCTACATCATAGTAATTGTGGAAGGTTTTATCTGCTGTAGTTACCATAGTTATTCCCCCTGCTATTTCATATGAATTTTAGACTTTGGGCTTTACTCTAAGTGACTCTCTCTCAAATCAAAAGTACTTAGAAGAGATCAACGAAGGGACGATACCAAGTGAAGTCCTAGCATGCCTCAAAGCATCCGCTGAATGCGTTTACGCCGCCTTATCTAAAGGTACAGCTACAGGGTATTTGTGTTTCTCTCTGTTTATAATTTCCATTCCTTGGCTATAAGCTGGATGAGGAAATGAATAGTTTTATGTAGTGAAGCGATGTGATACTTGAAAAATGGTTCGTTTGTGGCTAT includes:
- the LOC137400366 gene encoding uncharacterized protein KIAA0825-like, which translates into the protein MRQELWDICPPANAVAIFSDLFKQTLESLTLRYLNEFPTYRRLDQFRLDIGVILYTTYELMFHVSSSSGQLLNLESVAHSQPYFTIHSCCCKLLAILAVTTSSLTDLYKVYKKIYHKKSRRRKQTTDSEEETGYYSYWLSWLQPDTIPRNVTRLCDMQTTTALYLQIKLMLAQPEHQWHNLIQVITMKNFTLPIMMLTQGNLNVSTLGRTSVTTTVNTSHSSSTSASTSSTCRLAFCDGACDLLNVEHLFEPFIMVLLHCNKPSSLYNVLLPVIDRGNQWSLLNSDTFYQNMKTEMPQWMQVLTTIIADKMDAVIASVVTKVSNSLSQSNDMDIRDYMQSFPCGCMLDEELSLKKEVNYSEMIVREVLIKLPTAVSQLNISVCVALQQLGNHLQEQTPYVSDISDRFVLQTLGFTLSDSLSNQKYLEEINEGTIPSEVLACLKASAECVYAALSKGTDVTHLKLSKQHMQCLTENHHWIAEQIEEVVHNVKNRESLWPDLDVDGSTAENFAEFATTNIVADILETKKGETYLRQIHNLICNNQNWIFFSLDIHEYLDQSLPLEQQTFIPDILDHSDERAKAKQNPLALYNRIGNFLIDFDLIRRKTEDVTGLLQSDLGLTDLSFASLLQHRPDFQDETQLDATEKRHVKLLKGKFHIVSGEDTL